TGTTTTAAATGTAATTGAAAAAGAGAAAATTGGAGGAGTTTTAATCCAATTCGGTGGTCAAACTGCTATTAATATCGCCCGTGCATTAGAAGAAGAGGGCGTTAAAATTTTAGGAACGACCGTTAAAGATGTTGATCTTCTTGAAGATCGAAAAGAATTTTATCAGCTACTTGAAAATTTAAATATCCCACATATTGAAGGGGAGACTGTTACTCATTCCAAACAAATGTTGGATGCTGCAGCAAAACTGGGCTATCCCGTTTTAGTTCGTCCGTCTTATGTGATAGGCGGTCAATCGATGTTTACCCTATATTCGGAAGATGAGTTGACTCAATACCTTAAACAGTTGGAGAATAACTCACAAGATCAAATGTGGCCGTTATTGGTTGACCGATATATGCCAGGGTTGGAATGTGAGGTTGATGTTATTAGTGATGGGCTAGATATAATTGTTCCGGGAATTTTTGAGCATATTGAACGAGCAGGAGTACACTCTGGAGACAGTATAGCAGTCTTTCCGTCAATAACACTTTCCGAAGATATAAAAACTATATTAATAGATTATGCAAGTCGTATTGCAAAATCTCTACCGATTATTGGGATCATGAATATTCAATTTGTTGTCTATACTAATCAAGTCTATGTTCTTGAGGTCAACCCGCGCTCATCAAGAACCGTACCGATCATGAGCAAAGTAACAGGAATTCCAATGATCGAATGGGCAACAAATGTTCAATTAGGCGATTCATTAAAGGATCTGCATCCTGAAAAAGGATTGTTGGCTGAGCCTGCTTATTACTCGGTAAAAGGACCTGTTTTCTCCTCTAGTAAGCTAAAAGGAGTGGACCATGTACTTGGACCTGAAATGAAATCGACTGGTGAGGTTTTAGGATTAGGACTAACGCTTCAAGAAGCATTAGCAAAGGTAATACCTTTACAGGATGAAACTTTACTAAATAAGGATCATTACATTCTCTGTTCCATTTCTGATCGTGAAAAGCAGATGAGTCTACCGATTATTCAGAAATTGGTAAATAGCCAATTTAAGATTGCAGCAACCGAGGGTACGGCCCGTTTCTTACAAAAGAATGGGATTGAAGTTGAAAAAGTAGTGAAAACTGCACAACATGTAAATGAACTTTTTCGTTTTCAAAAACTGTGGGCTGCCATTAACATACCGAGTCAAGGAAGAAATAAAGATAAATTTGGGTTTCATATTCGTGAAGAAGCGACACGTTATAACGTTAATGTATTTACTCATTTAGATACGGTTAATGCTGTAGTGGGTTTAAAAGACCAACGGATCTTACCTGGGAAAGTACGGACAATCAGTGAATTTTACAAAGTAGATAAGAAAGGGGTTAAAACATCATGTTAAATGCCATTAAAATGAATGCTTCACACAAACCACAGATGATCGGGAAGGATTTTTTACAGTTTAGCAGTTTTCAAACAGAAGAAATCCTTTATCTACTTGATGAGGCAATTCAATTGAAAAAATATCAAAAACAGGGAAAGCCCCATCCATTTCTAAGTGGAATAGTATTGGGGATGATTTTTGAAAAATCCTCTACACGTACACGCGTATCCTTTGAAGTTGGGATGCTGCAGCTCGGAGGTCATGCAATCTTTTTAAGCTCAAAGGATATTCAACTTGGAAGAGGCGAAAGTATTTCCGATACCGCAAAAGTATTGTCTCGTTATGTCGATTGTTTAATGATCCGTACCTTCTCACATCAATCCATTGAAGAATTTGCTCATCATTCTACTGTCCCGGTTATAAATGGATTAACAGATTTGCAACATCCTACCCAGGTTCTAGCAGATTTATTGACCATCCTTGAGCATAAAGGAAAATTAGCAGGCTTAAAGCTTTGCTATGTTGGGGATGGAAATAATAACATGGCCCATTCATTAATGGAAGCTGCTGCTAAAGTTGGCATGGATATAAGTATTGCCAGTCCAGAAGGATATATGCCGAATCAAGAAATTATCGAAAATGCAAAGGAAATGGCGAAACAATCTGGAAGTAAACTAATGATTACAAATAACCCACAACTGGCAATGAAAAATGCGGATGTTGTTGTAACGGATGTTTGGACCAGCATGGGTCAGGAAGAAGAACAGGAAAAGAGACTTGAAGCATTCCAATCCTTCCAAGTAAATAAAGAACTTTGTCAGCATGCAAAAAGCGATTTCATTTTTCTGCATTGCTTGCCTGCACATCGCGGTGAAGAAGTGACAGCAGAAATTATCGATGGCCCACATTCCGTTGTTTTTGATGAAGCGGAGAATCGACTACATGCGCAAAAGGCAATTCTAAAAGTGTTACTAAGCTAATCTAATTTAAAGGTGCACTTCTTATAGAAGCAATTTTGTATAGAGGCAAAAAATTGTTATTTAGCATTTTAGTAGGTAACGACAAAAAATGTTTGTGTTTTTTTGCATATGATTGTATAATAATACTCATAGTTGAATAAAAATTCATATTTACATGTGAGGAGCTTTCAAATGGCAAAAGAAAAAATAGTTTTAGCCTATTCAGGTGGTTTAGATACTTCTGTTTCTGTTAAATGGATCCAAGAAAAATATGGTTATGATGTTATTGCTCTAGGTCTTGATGTTGGGGAAGGAAAAGATTTAGAAGCAATTAAAACGAAGGCTTTGAATGTTGGGGCTGTTAAAGCGTATATTATAGATGCAAAAGAATTGCTAGCAAAAGATTATATTTTATCTGCACTCAAAGCAAATTGTTTATATGAAGGAAAATATCCACTTTCATCAGCACTTTCAAGGCCATTAATTTCAAAATTATTAGTTGAAGTAGCTGAAAAAGAGGGGGCAACAGCTGTTGCGCATGGTTGTACAGGAAAAGGGAATGACCAGGTCCGCTTTGAAGTTTCGATTCAAGCGTTAAATCCAAGCTTAAAGGTCGTTGCTCCTGTTCGTGAGTGGGGTATGACTCGTGATGAGGAAATTTTATATGCACAAGAAAATGGAATTCCTATTCCAGTAGATTTAGATAATCCATTTTCAATTGATGCGAATATTTGGGGACGCGCTTGCGAAGCTGGAGTACTTGAAGATCCATGGGCTGAGGCACCTGAAGCAGCATTTGATTGGACTAATCCTATCGAGTTAACTCCCGACGCAGCAGAATACATTGAAATTGAATTTGAACAAGGTGTTCCTGTTGCTCTTAATGGTGAGAAATTACCACTTGTGCAACTTATTGAAACCCTTAATGAAGTTGGCGGAAAACACGGGATTGGACGGATCGATCATATTGAAAATAGATTAGTAGGAATTAAATCAAGAGAAGTGTATGAAAATCCAGCAGCTCTTATTTTAATTAACGCACACAAAGAACTTGAGTTTTTGACATTGACTCGTGAAGTATCACAATTTAAATCACAAATTGATCAGCAAATGGCAAAAATTATTTATGAAGGACTTTGGTATTCACCAATAAAACCGGCCTTAGATGCATTTATTGAAGAAACACAAAAAGTGGTCTCTGGTACGATTCGCATAAAGCTATTTAAAGGCAATCATATGGTAGTAGGACGTAAATCTGTTCACAGCCTTTATAATGAGGAGTTGGCAACCTATTCAAAAGGTGATATGTTTGATCACCAAGCTGCAGAAGGATTTATTAAAATTTGGGGCTTACCGACAAAAGTTTATGCTGAAGTTAATAAAAAAGAGACTGTATTAAAATAATAACAGAGATGCCCTCGAAATTATTTCGGGGGCTTCATGACTTAAGGAGGGGCACAATTGGCAAAACTATGGGGCGGAAGATTTACAAAAGAAACAAATAAGCTAGTAGAGATATTTACAGCATCAATCTCCTTTGATCAAAAACTAGCAAAAGAGGATATTGCAGGAAGTTTAGCTCATGTGCAAATGTTAGGCGAGTGTGGGATCATTCCAGCAGATGATGCCAACACGATAAAGGATGGGCTCCTTTCAATTAAGAAGATGGCTGAAAATAATGAGATTGAATTTTTAGTTGAAGATGAAGATATCCATATGAACATTGAGAGACTTTTGATTGAAAAGATTGGCCCCGTTGGTGGAAAGTTGCATACAGGTCGCAGCCGTAACGATCAAGTGGCTACTGACATGCATCTTTATTTACGAACAAAAACGAACGAAATCATTGAATTAATAGAAGGTGTTCAAAATTCGCTAATGGAGCAAGCAAAGGAAAATATTGAAACACTAATACCTGGTTATACACATCTTCAGCGTGCCCAACCAGTTTCATTTGCTCATCATTTGATGGCGTATTTTTGGATGTTTGAACGTGATAAAGAGAGATTAGTTGATAGTTTAAAACGTGTAAATTGGCTTCCACTCGGTTCAGGTGCTTTAGCTGGAACGACATTTCCTATCAACCGTGAACGGGTTGCCGAAATCTTAGGCTTTGAAACGGTGTATCCAAATAGTATGGACGCAGTTAGTGATCGCGATTTTATTTTGGAATTCTTAGCCATTGGCTCAATCATCATGACCCACATTTCAAGAATTTCTGAAGAACTTGTTATTTGGTCAAGCCAAGAATTCCAATTTGTCGAGTTGGATGATTCCTTCTGTACAGGTTCTAGTATCATGCCTCAAAAGAAAAACCCTGATGTACCAGAATTGCTTAGGGGAAAAACGGGACGAACATATGGGAATTTAATAGGACTTCTTACCGTACTTAAGGGGTTACCACTTGCCTACAACAAGGATCTCCAGGAAGATAAAGAGGGAATGTTTGATACCATCGATACATTGGAAGGCTCCCTAAAGCTTTTGGCACCAATGATCGAAACAATGACTGTTAAAAAAGATGTAATGCGTAAAGCCATCAACAATGATTTTTCAAATGCAACTGATATAGCAGACTACTTAGTACGTAAGGGACTTCCTTTCCGTGAAGCTCATGAAATCATTGGGAAAATTGTTTTATATGCTATTGGGCACCAGAAATACTTATTAGATTTGTCCTTTGAGGAATATCAACAGTTTAGCCCATTGTTTGAAGAAGATATTTATAAGGTATTATCACCGGAACATGTTGTGGCCGTTCGTAATAGTTTTGGGGGAACATCACCAGAACAAGTGAAAAAGCAGATTAAGCTAGGTGAAGAAAAGCTTAATATTAAATAAGGTTTTTTAAAGGTACTTAAAAGGTTAAGAATAAACAACCTTTTAGGAGCGTTGAAAAAGTCCTCTTTTAACGTTCTTTGAAACATGTCTGTTGATTTCCGCTCCAGGTGCTCGCTTTCCGCGGGGCGGGCGGTGATAACTCGGCGCTTAAGCGCCTGTGGGGTCTCACCTGTCCCGCTGCTCCCGCAGGAGTCGAGCACCTTACGCTCCAATCAACAGAGTGTCAAAAATCAACAATGGACTTTAATTTTGTTCATGTGAAAAAGGTATAATACCTCAATACCTGAGGGAATTATACCTTTTTTGTTGTATAAACATAGTATCAATTCCAAACGAGTGGTTACTTTGATTTCATTTCAAAACAACAATCAATGAGTATTTTGGTGGTGTTTTGAAATATAAAGTGAATACTTATTCTTTTTGTGCATTTGAAAAGGTGTTTTCAGGTTTTTCTACTTTATCACTCTTGAGTTGATTGGAGTGGAGGGCACTCGACTCCTACGGGATAGAGAGGTCACGGGAGACCCTGCAGGCGCCAAAGCGCCGAGGAGGCTTCCGGACCTCCCCGCGGAAAGCGAGTGCCTGGAGCGGAAGTTAACGGGCAAAGTTTTGGTCTACAAACAACTGTTTATGCGAAAAGCCTTTAAAAACAATTGTATGTTTACATTTATAAGAAAGTTTATCTTTTTTTAACACAAAAAAGTAAATAACTATCGTTGAAAAGTGATGCTCGTAAAATGAGTTTAAAAAGTTATTAAGTATTTTATCCACAAGGAAAGTATTGATTTTTAAGGTTCTCCACAGGTTTATCCACATTATCCACAAACAAACACTTACTTATCCACGGGAAGTTATTAACAATCTATAAATAAAAGGGAACTAGTGATCAAAGCCCTTATAAGATATATCCACATTATCTACAAATTTGAGGATTACTGGTGTGGAAACCATATTAATAAGGTTGTTACTATTACTAACTCATTAAGTTCACATGTTATTCAAATTTCTACTATTAATATGTTAAGAAACTGTGAAATGCGTTGTTACCTTAAAACGATCGGAGTATATTAAAAGTGTAAAGAGGGAAAACACCCTCCTTACGATAAAAAAAGCTTTTTGGTTTTACCTCCTAAAAAGGGAGAAGTTACATAGCTTACCAATAATGATTGTGAAATTATTCACATAATATATAGGAGATGATTAAGATGAAATGGTACAAAACACCTATAATAGCAGTATTTTTAACAATATTAAGAATATGGCTTGGGGTTCAATGGCTTGAAGCAGGTTATGGAAAACTAAGAGGTGGATTTGATGCAGGTGGATTTTTAACAGGAATCCAACCAAGTCAAATGTGGTATGCCGACTTCTTGCATAGAATTGCTATTCCAAATACTGCTGTAATTAATGTGCTTGTACCGTGGGGAGAATTGTTAGTTGGTTTAGGGTTAATTGTTGGTTTGGCAACCATTCCAGCTTTAATTGCTGGAGCTTTCATGAACTTGAACTTTTTGTTAGCAGGATCAGCTAGTACAGATCCGATTCTATATACTGCTGCAATGATTCTACTGTTTACAGGATCTGGGGCTTACTTCTTTGGTTTAGACCGATTTGCCATTCCCTTTTTGAAAGAAGATTACAAAAAGGATCAAGGCAATCATTTGAAAGAAACTCATAGTAATTAATGGATGTATCAGGTTCTATTGTAGCCATATTTAAAGGCTTAAACCTCTCTATAGAACTTGTTTTAATATCAATTTTTTAATTAATTTCCCTTTTCACCCATTTTAAAAGAAGCAGGAAATCCTGCTTCTTCTTTTTTGTTTAAAACATCTTCATCTACTTAATGAAAGGTTGTATGGATATGTCTCTGACTTCACCGCATGGGCTAAGTAGCAAATTAACGAGTTTTCTTTACTTTAACACGCTGATTGGCTGCGTTTGCTCGTGCTTGTGCTTCAAGATCGCCTTGGTCAGCTAGTTCTGCAGAATATTCTACATCTTTTCCATCTGACTTCAGGTTTTTTGGCACTTGTGGAAGTGACCCTTTATTTTTATGTTTTTGTCCACGGCCCATTGAAAAAAGACCCCTTTCATTTATAAGATAAATGGGAAACAAATTGTTGTTTCCGTTATTATCTTTTGCAAAAAGAAAGGAGTCCATGAGTGGAACTTTTCTCCTATTAATGCTTTGATCTCCGCTCATTATAGCCGCCAGCGCGGTCAGCCTTCTTAAAATCACTTTGATATGAAACTTCTTGCGCACTTGTTAATGTGAATTTTGGTTTTTCCTTTTTTCTTTTCTCCATTATTATAATCATTCCTCTCAAAGGTTTTGATATTTTGTACAAAGAAAACGAAAGAAAACACTATGTACATAACCATTTTTTCCTTGTTGAAAAGGAATAATACTGTTTAGTTAGAAAAAATATTACTTAACGCTTTATTAAGCTCTGGATATTGAAAGTGGAATCCACTTTGTAACAACTTTTCTGGCAACACTTTTTGACCTTCCAATACTATGGTACTCATTTCCCCTAAAAGAAGTTGAAGAGCAAAATTTGGAACTGGAAGCCAGTGTGGCTGGTGTAGAACAGAGGCAAGTGTCAAGCCGAATTCTTTCATAGAAATAGGATTTGGTGCAGTAAAATTAACAGGTCCTTGAATTTGATCGTGATCAATTGCATATAAAATCCCTCGTACGACATCCTTAATATGAATCCAGGATATCCATTGCCGGCCATTTCCAACAGTTCCACCCACAAAGGCCTTATATGGAAGAGTCATTCTTGGCAAAGCCCCTTTATTTTTGTCAAGGATAACTCCAAATCTACATAAGACAGTGCGGATTCCTAATTTTGATGCATCACTCGCTTTGTCCTCCCATTCCATTACTAAACGGGATAAGAAGTCATTATTTGCGCCTGCATCCTTTTCTGTAAACATTTTTATTTCCGAAGTCCCATAAAAACCAACAGCACTTGCATTAATAAGTGCCAGTGGCTTTCTATCAAGTCTTTTCATTATGTTCAAAATTTCAGCGACGGTTTGGATACGGCTGTCAACGATTCGCTTTTTTCTTTCTTCAGTCCATCGCCCACTGTTGATGGATTCTCCTGAGAGATTAACAAAAATATCGGTTTCTTGAAGTGAGACTAGAGGATTAGCACTTTTTTCAAGCCATTGAACATACTTTATGCTTCCACTCTCGTCATTGTTTTTTAATGTTCTTGTTAGGATGACGACTTCATGATTATTTTCAATTAAATGGTTAACAAGGGCTTTGCCGACAAAGCCAGTACCACCTGCAATTGCAATTTTCAAACAATCTCCCCCTTACTAGTATTTTACGCTGAACTTTCTTAAATAGATATGTTACAGTAGTGGGGAGGTGAGAAATATGGCTGTTATTACTAAGATCACCACTCAGCAGAAAAATAAGGATCGCTATAATATTTTTATGGATTATGGAAAAGGCGAGGAGTTTGCCTTTAGTGTGGATAGTGATGTTCTAATAAAGCATCAGCTGAAAAAAGGGATGGAAATTGATGATTTTTCCTTTATGGAAATTCAATACCAGGATGATATTCGGAAGGCGTATAGTAAGGCCATTTCCTATTTAGCGAGAAGGATGAGATCAGAAAAGGAAATAAAGGATCATTTACTTCAAAAAGAAATTGAGGAACCCGTTATACAGGAGGTAATACATAAATTATTGGCTCTAAATTATATTAATGACCAAGAATTTGCATTTGCTTATGCTAGGACACAAATGAATACCACGGATAAAGGTCCAGATATTATTAAGACCGAATTAAGAGAAAAAGGGATAGAAAAGACGATCATCGAAATGGTTCTTGAAGAATTCTCATTTGACTTGCAGTTGGAAAAAGCAACAAAGCTTTGTGAGAAAGCCCAAAAAAATTCGAAGGATTCCCAAAGAGCTGTAAAACAAAAAATTGAACAATTACTCATAAGAAAAGGATATACCTTTGAAATCATCCATTTAGCAATAAATGAAACCAACATGGAAACTGAAGAAGACGAACTTGGAGCAATTCGGTTCCAAGGTGAGAAACTGGAACGGAAATATAATCGATACAGTGGTTATGAGTATAAGCAAAAAATGAAACAAGCTTTGTATCGTAAAGGTTTTTCTTTTGATCTAATTGATAAATATTTAGCTGAACAAATTGATAGTTTTGACTAATAATATTCCTGACCCCTCGTGAAATCCTTATATAGTGAGGGGCCAAGGCCTCTACTTTGGTCATCCTTTTTTGCTATCAATAATAATTGAGTCCCGAACGATTTGTTCCAAGATTATTTCGGCGACTTCTTTTGCTGATCTGAATCGAGACGGATCTTGGATATGATTGTTGTTATTCTTCCAAAAAGGGGTATCCATTCCTCCCATATAAACAGCAGTGAACTTAATTTTAGTTCCTTCATATTCCTTTTGGAGGCTTTCGGTAAATCCTCTTACAGCAAATTTA
The Neobacillus sp. PS3-40 genome window above contains:
- the argF gene encoding ornithine carbamoyltransferase translates to MIGKDFLQFSSFQTEEILYLLDEAIQLKKYQKQGKPHPFLSGIVLGMIFEKSSTRTRVSFEVGMLQLGGHAIFLSSKDIQLGRGESISDTAKVLSRYVDCLMIRTFSHQSIEEFAHHSTVPVINGLTDLQHPTQVLADLLTILEHKGKLAGLKLCYVGDGNNNMAHSLMEAAAKVGMDISIASPEGYMPNQEIIENAKEMAKQSGSKLMITNNPQLAMKNADVVVTDVWTSMGQEEEQEKRLEAFQSFQVNKELCQHAKSDFIFLHCLPAHRGEEVTAEIIDGPHSVVFDEAENRLHAQKAILKVLLS
- a CDS encoding argininosuccinate synthase, which gives rise to MAKEKIVLAYSGGLDTSVSVKWIQEKYGYDVIALGLDVGEGKDLEAIKTKALNVGAVKAYIIDAKELLAKDYILSALKANCLYEGKYPLSSALSRPLISKLLVEVAEKEGATAVAHGCTGKGNDQVRFEVSIQALNPSLKVVAPVREWGMTRDEEILYAQENGIPIPVDLDNPFSIDANIWGRACEAGVLEDPWAEAPEAAFDWTNPIELTPDAAEYIEIEFEQGVPVALNGEKLPLVQLIETLNEVGGKHGIGRIDHIENRLVGIKSREVYENPAALILINAHKELEFLTLTREVSQFKSQIDQQMAKIIYEGLWYSPIKPALDAFIEETQKVVSGTIRIKLFKGNHMVVGRKSVHSLYNEELATYSKGDMFDHQAAEGFIKIWGLPTKVYAEVNKKETVLK
- the argH gene encoding argininosuccinate lyase, giving the protein MAKLWGGRFTKETNKLVEIFTASISFDQKLAKEDIAGSLAHVQMLGECGIIPADDANTIKDGLLSIKKMAENNEIEFLVEDEDIHMNIERLLIEKIGPVGGKLHTGRSRNDQVATDMHLYLRTKTNEIIELIEGVQNSLMEQAKENIETLIPGYTHLQRAQPVSFAHHLMAYFWMFERDKERLVDSLKRVNWLPLGSGALAGTTFPINRERVAEILGFETVYPNSMDAVSDRDFILEFLAIGSIIMTHISRISEELVIWSSQEFQFVELDDSFCTGSSIMPQKKNPDVPELLRGKTGRTYGNLIGLLTVLKGLPLAYNKDLQEDKEGMFDTIDTLEGSLKLLAPMIETMTVKKDVMRKAINNDFSNATDIADYLVRKGLPFREAHEIIGKIVLYAIGHQKYLLDLSFEEYQQFSPLFEEDIYKVLSPEHVVAVRNSFGGTSPEQVKKQIKLGEEKLNIK
- a CDS encoding DoxX family protein, whose translation is MKWYKTPIIAVFLTILRIWLGVQWLEAGYGKLRGGFDAGGFLTGIQPSQMWYADFLHRIAIPNTAVINVLVPWGELLVGLGLIVGLATIPALIAGAFMNLNFLLAGSASTDPILYTAAMILLFTGSGAYFFGLDRFAIPFLKEDYKKDQGNHLKETHSN
- a CDS encoding YfhD family protein, with product MGRGQKHKNKGSLPQVPKNLKSDGKDVEYSAELADQGDLEAQARANAANQRVKVKKTR
- a CDS encoding YfhE family protein; this encodes MEKRKKEKPKFTLTSAQEVSYQSDFKKADRAGGYNERRSKH
- a CDS encoding TIGR01777 family oxidoreductase; the encoded protein is MKIAIAGGTGFVGKALVNHLIENNHEVVILTRTLKNNDESGSIKYVQWLEKSANPLVSLQETDIFVNLSGESINSGRWTEERKKRIVDSRIQTVAEILNIMKRLDRKPLALINASAVGFYGTSEIKMFTEKDAGANNDFLSRLVMEWEDKASDASKLGIRTVLCRFGVILDKNKGALPRMTLPYKAFVGGTVGNGRQWISWIHIKDVVRGILYAIDHDQIQGPVNFTAPNPISMKEFGLTLASVLHQPHWLPVPNFALQLLLGEMSTIVLEGQKVLPEKLLQSGFHFQYPELNKALSNIFSN
- the recX gene encoding recombination regulator RecX, producing MAVITKITTQQKNKDRYNIFMDYGKGEEFAFSVDSDVLIKHQLKKGMEIDDFSFMEIQYQDDIRKAYSKAISYLARRMRSEKEIKDHLLQKEIEEPVIQEVIHKLLALNYINDQEFAFAYARTQMNTTDKGPDIIKTELREKGIEKTIIEMVLEEFSFDLQLEKATKLCEKAQKNSKDSQRAVKQKIEQLLIRKGYTFEIIHLAINETNMETEEDELGAIRFQGEKLERKYNRYSGYEYKQKMKQALYRKGFSFDLIDKYLAEQIDSFD